One Drosophila santomea strain STO CAGO 1482 chromosome X, Prin_Dsan_1.1, whole genome shotgun sequence DNA segment encodes these proteins:
- the LOC120456304 gene encoding uncharacterized protein LOC120456304, with translation MKLERKKGVFDPELASMSLDNYYEKHVKKPGGKFKSYRPAPYASRSQAQLHFQRTHYFGPAYRRRLANPTSAIIHSRLEELTHNIEQTKTMMAFKVVVRLIEHRLQRQQQEELEASLASMPPAPSPTPSHVSEDLEDTLILTIDDEVLQDDDFKDIL, from the exons ATGAAACTTGAACGCAAAAAGGGTGTTTTTGATCCCGAATTGGCCTCAATGTCATTGG ACAATTACTACGAGAAGCACGTGAAGAAGCCGGGCGGCAAGTTCAAGTCCTATCGTCCTGCGCCGTACGCATCGCGTTCGCAGGCGCAACTCCACTTCCAGCGGACGCACTACTTCGGCCCCGCCTACCGGCGCAGGCTGGCCAATCCCACTTCGGCCATCATCCACAGCCGACTGGAGGAACTGACCCATAATATCGAGCAAACCAAGACCATGATGGCCTTCAAGGTCGTTGTGAGACTTATCGAGCATCGTctacagcggcagcagcaggaggaacTGGAAGCCAGCTTGGCTTCGATGCCGCCGGCCCCTTCGCCTACTCCTAGCCACGTTTCGGAGGATCTGGAGGACACGCTGATCCTCACCATCGACGACGAGGTGCTGCAGGACGACGACTTCAAGGACATCCTCTAG